From a region of the Gemmatimonadota bacterium genome:
- the alaS gene encoding alanine--tRNA ligase: MTASDIRSRFLAFFEQRGHAVRPSSSLVPRDDPTLLFTNSGMVQFKDAFLGLVDLPFKRAATSQKCLRVSGKHNDLEEVGVTARHHTFFEMLGNFSFGDYFKRDAIDYAWELLTVDFGISADRLWATVHHTDDEAAALWTEIAGIPHERVYRLGDEHNFWQMADTGPCGPNSELHFDARPDGERSGSLSAEEFVERGDRGEFLELWNLVFMQYDRQPDGELVPLPAPSVDTGAGLERIAAVLQGVDSNYETDLFTPLIDAGREVVGVEYVYDTPHGVSYRVLADHARAVAFLLADGVFPSNEGPGYVLRRLLRRAVRHAWMLGRREPTLVHVVDRVVDTMGDAYPELSDRRDHLLRHTRKEEERFLETIDAGMERFDQIAPRDGAAGTVGGEDAFLLYGTFGFPLDLTELMARER, translated from the coding sequence ATGACCGCGTCCGACATTCGCAGTCGCTTCCTCGCGTTCTTCGAACAGCGGGGTCACGCCGTGCGACCCAGCTCCAGCCTGGTCCCACGCGATGACCCCACTTTGCTCTTCACGAACTCCGGCATGGTGCAGTTCAAGGACGCGTTTCTGGGGCTCGTGGACCTGCCCTTCAAGCGCGCGGCTACGTCTCAGAAGTGCCTGAGGGTCAGCGGAAAGCACAACGACCTCGAGGAGGTGGGCGTCACCGCCCGGCACCACACCTTCTTCGAGATGCTGGGCAACTTCTCCTTCGGTGACTACTTCAAGCGCGACGCCATCGACTACGCCTGGGAGCTGCTGACCGTGGACTTCGGCATCTCTGCCGACCGTCTCTGGGCCACGGTGCACCACACCGACGACGAGGCGGCCGCGCTGTGGACGGAGATCGCGGGCATCCCTCACGAACGCGTGTACCGGCTGGGCGACGAGCACAACTTCTGGCAGATGGCCGACACCGGGCCGTGCGGCCCCAACTCGGAGCTGCATTTCGACGCCCGTCCGGACGGCGAGCGGAGCGGCTCGCTGTCCGCCGAGGAGTTCGTGGAGCGCGGCGACCGCGGCGAGTTCCTCGAGCTCTGGAACCTGGTGTTCATGCAGTACGATCGGCAGCCGGACGGGGAGCTCGTGCCCTTGCCGGCGCCCTCGGTGGACACGGGCGCGGGGCTCGAGCGCATAGCCGCCGTCCTGCAGGGAGTCGATTCCAACTACGAGACCGACCTGTTCACGCCGTTGATCGACGCCGGGCGCGAGGTCGTCGGCGTCGAATACGTCTACGACACGCCGCACGGCGTGAGCTACCGCGTGCTTGCCGACCACGCCCGCGCCGTGGCGTTCCTGCTGGCGGATGGCGTGTTCCCGTCCAACGAAGGCCCCGGTTACGTCCTGCGACGGTTGCTGCGCAGGGCCGTGCGCCACGCGTGGATGCTGGGCCGGCGCGAACCCACGCTCGTGCACGTCGTGGACCGCGTGGTGGACACCATGGGCGACGCGTACCCGGAGCTCAGCGACAGGCGTGACCACCTCCTGCGGCACACCCGCAAGGAGGAGGAGCGCTTCCTGGAGACGATCGACGCCGGCATGGAGCGGTTCGACCAGATCGCCCCGCGCGATGGCGCGGCCGGGACGGTCGGTGGGGAGGACGCCTTCCTGCTCTACGGCACCTTCGGGTTTCCGCTGGATCTGACCGAGCTGATGGCTCGCGAGCG
- the recA gene encoding recombinase RecA: MTTLQVTEERKKALNVAISQIERAHGKGAIMRMGEGGARVQIESISTGALNLDAAIGIGGIPRGRISEIYGPESSGKTTLCLHVIANAQRAGGVAAFIDAEHALDIIYGEKLGVDVENLLVSQPDTGEQALEIAEVLIRSSAVDVVVIDSVAALVPRAEIEGEMGDSHVGLQARLMSQALRKLTGAVNRSRTAVVFTNQIREKIGVMYGNPETQPGGRALKFYSSVRLDIRRIGAIKDGQELIGNRTRVKVVKNKTAPPFREAEFDIMYNEGISHNGLLIDLGVDTEIVDKAGAWFSYGDVRLGQGRENAKGYLAENPDIANEIEDKVRDALSLPPRVGAESAEQVDAGAA, encoded by the coding sequence ATGACGACGCTGCAAGTCACCGAAGAACGCAAGAAAGCCCTCAACGTCGCGATCTCGCAGATCGAGCGGGCGCACGGCAAGGGGGCGATCATGCGCATGGGAGAGGGCGGGGCTCGCGTGCAGATCGAGTCGATCTCCACCGGGGCACTCAACCTGGACGCGGCGATCGGCATCGGCGGAATCCCGCGCGGCCGGATCTCCGAGATCTACGGGCCGGAGTCCAGCGGCAAGACCACCCTGTGCCTGCACGTCATCGCGAACGCGCAGCGCGCCGGCGGCGTGGCCGCGTTCATCGACGCGGAACACGCGCTGGACATCATCTACGGCGAGAAGCTGGGCGTGGACGTGGAGAATCTGCTCGTCAGCCAGCCGGACACGGGAGAACAAGCGCTCGAGATCGCCGAGGTCCTCATCCGCAGCAGCGCGGTGGATGTGGTGGTGATCGACTCGGTCGCGGCGCTTGTGCCCCGAGCGGAGATCGAGGGCGAGATGGGCGACTCGCACGTCGGGCTCCAGGCGCGCCTCATGAGCCAGGCCCTGCGCAAGCTCACCGGCGCCGTCAACCGTTCCCGTACCGCGGTGGTGTTTACCAACCAGATCCGCGAGAAGATCGGGGTCATGTATGGCAACCCGGAAACCCAGCCGGGTGGCCGGGCTCTGAAGTTCTACTCCAGCGTACGCTTGGACATCCGCAGGATCGGGGCGATCAAGGACGGCCAGGAGCTGATCGGCAATCGTACCCGCGTGAAGGTCGTGAAGAACAAGACGGCGCCGCCGTTCCGAGAGGCCGAGTTCGACATCATGTACAACGAGGGGATCAGCCATAACGGGCTGCTGATCGACCTTGGCGTCGACACCGAGATCGTGGACAAGGCCGGAGCCTGGTTCTCCTACGGCGATGTCCGGCTGGGGCAGGGGCGGGAGAACGCCAAGGGATACCTGGCCGAAAACCCGGATATCGCCAACGAGATCGAGGACAAGGTGCGCGACGCCCTCAGCCTGCCGCCGCGGGTGGGCGCGGAGAGCGCCGAGCAGGTGGACGCGGGCGCGGCCTGA
- a CDS encoding MBL fold metallo-hydrolase, producing the protein MSRGGAPDGARALLLALALSAPAAAQEPADVFDFTELAEGVFAATVRPGPPMYVFANSLVVVGEAGVLVVDAHASPSASRAFLRELGRLTDLPVTHLVNTHWHTDHTMGNAAFVEANPDVAIIATRATAEAMATLGRAAYQADVDTLPVSADRRRTWASERLGPQGQELSEATAARLLRSADLRDAQARELAQTDYLEPTLTFQDRLRIDLGDRVVEVRSLGPAHTVGDAVVWLSNERILAAGDLLEDAFPWIDANSDVAGWAQALGFLRALDAAVVLPAHGRVRRAPEYVESAAGLLGEVVRAALLGEETPADPAALRRFYARFGLSREAFDRAFAAAVASAGLRIEDR; encoded by the coding sequence GTGAGCCGGGGCGGGGCGCCGGACGGCGCGCGAGCTCTGCTGCTGGCGCTCGCCCTGAGCGCGCCGGCCGCGGCGCAGGAGCCGGCCGATGTCTTCGACTTCACGGAGCTGGCCGAGGGCGTGTTCGCGGCGACCGTGAGGCCCGGTCCGCCCATGTACGTGTTCGCGAACTCGCTGGTCGTGGTGGGCGAGGCCGGAGTGCTGGTGGTCGACGCGCACGCCTCGCCCTCCGCCTCGCGCGCTTTTCTGCGCGAGTTGGGCCGGCTGACCGACCTGCCCGTGACCCACCTGGTCAACACCCACTGGCACACCGACCACACAATGGGCAACGCGGCGTTCGTCGAGGCCAACCCGGACGTGGCCATAATCGCCACCCGCGCCACCGCCGAAGCCATGGCGACGCTGGGTCGGGCGGCGTATCAGGCGGACGTCGACACGCTGCCTGTCTCGGCGGATCGGCGCCGGACCTGGGCGAGCGAGCGCCTCGGACCGCAGGGACAGGAACTCAGCGAGGCGACCGCGGCGCGGCTGCTCCGTAGCGCCGACTTGCGCGACGCGCAGGCCCGCGAGTTGGCGCAGACGGACTACCTGGAGCCGACGCTCACCTTTCAGGACCGTCTGCGGATCGACCTGGGCGACAGGGTGGTGGAGGTGCGCTCTCTGGGACCCGCCCACACCGTCGGAGACGCCGTGGTCTGGCTGTCGAACGAGCGCATTCTGGCGGCCGGGGACCTGCTGGAGGACGCGTTTCCGTGGATCGACGCGAACAGCGACGTGGCCGGCTGGGCGCAGGCGCTCGGTTTCCTGAGGGCCCTCGACGCGGCCGTGGTGTTGCCCGCGCACGGCCGCGTACGGCGAGCCCCCGAGTACGTGGAGAGCGCCGCGGGGCTCCTGGGAGAGGTCGTGCGGGCGGCGCTACTGGGCGAAGAGACGCCCGCCGATCCGGCCGCGCTGCGCCGCTTCTACGCGCGCTTCGGGCTGTCCCGGGAAGCCTTCGACAGGGCCTTCGCCGCCGCCGTCGCCAGCGCCGGGCTCCGAATCGAAGATCGATAG
- a CDS encoding GntG family PLP-dependent aldolase: protein MTVDLRSDTVTRPTPGMRAAMAGAVVGDDVLGDDTTVAALEERVAGLLGKEAALFMPSGVMANTVAILSQAAPGTEVVMDADAHVVNWEDGATAMWGGVQIRTHRPEDGLPVPERVEAAMRDPGPYTIRTSVVCLENTHNGAGGRVLPLERGRRIAELARARGLRVHLDGARLWNAAAAGGRSLAELADCADTVMVTLSKGLGCPVGSVLALPAELRDRAWRIRRRLGGAMRQSGVLAAAALYALDHHLDRLSDDHRRAADLAAAAAGIDGVGVVTPETNIVMVHLPDSGPDADAVKDALEERGVRMSRFSRRRLRAVTHLDVDDDGIRQAGAALAEVLV, encoded by the coding sequence ATGACCGTCGACCTGCGTAGCGACACGGTGACGCGGCCGACGCCCGGCATGCGCGCGGCGATGGCGGGGGCCGTGGTGGGCGACGACGTGCTGGGCGACGACACCACCGTGGCCGCGCTGGAGGAGCGCGTTGCGGGGCTCCTTGGCAAGGAGGCAGCGCTGTTCATGCCGAGCGGCGTGATGGCGAACACCGTTGCCATCCTGAGCCAGGCCGCCCCGGGCACCGAGGTCGTGATGGACGCCGACGCGCACGTCGTGAACTGGGAGGACGGCGCCACCGCGATGTGGGGTGGGGTCCAGATAAGGACGCACCGGCCCGAGGACGGGCTCCCGGTCCCGGAGCGAGTGGAGGCGGCGATGCGCGACCCGGGGCCGTACACCATCCGCACGTCCGTGGTGTGTCTGGAGAACACCCACAACGGCGCCGGCGGTAGGGTCCTGCCGCTCGAGCGGGGACGTCGCATAGCGGAACTGGCGCGGGCGCGCGGGCTGCGCGTGCACCTGGACGGCGCGCGACTATGGAACGCCGCGGCGGCCGGCGGGCGCTCTCTCGCGGAACTCGCCGACTGCGCCGACACCGTCATGGTGACGCTCTCCAAGGGACTCGGCTGCCCGGTCGGATCCGTGCTCGCGCTGCCCGCGGAGCTGCGCGATCGGGCGTGGCGCATCCGCCGCCGTCTGGGCGGGGCCATGCGCCAATCCGGAGTCCTCGCGGCGGCCGCCTTGTACGCGCTCGACCACCACCTCGACAGGCTCTCCGACGACCACCGCCGGGCGGCCGACCTGGCCGCCGCCGCCGCGGGCATCGACGGCGTCGGGGTGGTGACCCCCGAAACCAACATCGTGATGGTCCATCTCCCCGACAGCGGCCCGGACGCGGACGCCGTGAAGGACGCCCTCGAGGAGCGCGGCGTGCGCATGAGCCGGTTCTCGCGGCGCCGCCTGCGGGCCGTCACCCACCTGGACGTCGACGACGACGGCATCAGGCAGGCCGGCGCCGCGCTGGCGGAGGTGCTGGTGTGA
- a CDS encoding TIGR00725 family protein — MNEQKRPQRVSRPIRVAVCGSSTPDPDELREAEAAGAAIAEAGAVLVCGGLGGVMAAACRGATDAGGQALGVLPGIDPAAANPWVTVPLATGMGEARNALVVSFADAVVAVGGAWGTLSEVALARAMDKPVVLVRPGLTTGLPLPAVVTGPEAVSLALSRCAASLASPTD; from the coding sequence GTGAACGAGCAGAAGCGCCCCCAGCGAGTGTCCAGGCCGATCCGCGTCGCGGTTTGCGGCTCCTCGACGCCCGATCCGGACGAGCTGCGGGAGGCGGAGGCGGCGGGCGCGGCGATCGCCGAAGCCGGGGCGGTCCTGGTGTGCGGAGGCCTGGGCGGGGTGATGGCGGCGGCCTGCCGGGGCGCGACCGATGCCGGCGGCCAGGCGCTCGGCGTCCTTCCGGGGATCGATCCGGCGGCCGCCAACCCGTGGGTAACCGTGCCCCTCGCGACCGGCATGGGCGAGGCTCGCAACGCGCTCGTCGTGTCGTTCGCCGACGCCGTCGTGGCGGTGGGCGGGGCCTGGGGCACGCTCTCCGAGGTGGCGCTGGCGCGCGCCATGGACAAGCCGGTCGTGCTGGTCCGGCCCGGGCTGACCACCGGGCTGCCGCTGCCCGCGGTGGTCACGGGGCCCGAAGCCGTGTCGCTCGCCTTGAGCCGGTGCGCGGCGTCGCTCGCTTCTCCAACCGACTGA
- the glpK gene encoding glycerol kinase GlpK, which produces MTRILALDQGTTGSTALVIGERGDIVAKAYAEFSQHFPRPGWVEHDAAEIRDVTFRVAQEVLARAGVGTPDAVGITNQRETVVLWDRASGEPAARAIVWQDRRTAERCRELKEEGREPWVRERTGLVLDPYFSATKLAWMLDRDAGLRSRAEAGELAAGTIDTWLIWQLTGGEVHATDPTNASRTLLYDIHRGEWSDELLELFGVPRAVLSDVRPSSGEFGVVSGDAPAAGARIAGVAGDQQAALFGQGCWRPGSAKSTYGTGAFLLMHTGDNAVASQRGLLSTVACGVGGEATYALEGSIFIAGAAIQWLRDELGVIASAGETEALARSLDDNDGVYLVPAFVGLGAPHWEAEARGMVVGLTRGSRRAHLARAALEAMAYGTREVVEAMEADAGQRAPSLAVDGGATANDWFVDFLSGMLDRPVLRPPQIETTALGAAGLAGIGVGAWADGDDFLAARGPFDRFEGSLDEERRELYWSGWRRAVNAAVTWARS; this is translated from the coding sequence ATGACCAGGATCCTCGCGCTGGACCAGGGCACCACCGGCAGCACCGCGCTCGTCATCGGCGAGCGGGGCGACATCGTGGCCAAGGCCTACGCGGAGTTCTCGCAGCATTTCCCGCGTCCCGGCTGGGTGGAGCACGACGCCGCCGAGATCCGCGACGTCACCTTCCGCGTCGCCCAGGAGGTCCTGGCGCGGGCCGGCGTGGGCACCCCGGACGCCGTGGGCATCACCAACCAGCGCGAGACGGTGGTGCTGTGGGACCGGGCCTCGGGCGAGCCCGCGGCGCGCGCGATCGTCTGGCAGGACCGGCGCACCGCGGAGCGCTGCCGCGAGCTGAAGGAGGAGGGTCGCGAGCCCTGGGTCAGAGAGAGAACCGGGCTCGTGCTCGACCCGTATTTTTCGGCGACGAAGCTCGCCTGGATGCTGGATCGGGACGCGGGCCTGCGGAGCCGGGCGGAAGCGGGAGAGCTGGCCGCGGGCACCATCGACACGTGGCTGATCTGGCAACTGACAGGGGGCGAAGTCCACGCGACCGATCCCACCAACGCCTCGCGCACGCTGCTCTACGACATCCACCGCGGCGAATGGTCCGACGAGCTCTTGGAGCTGTTCGGCGTTCCCCGCGCTGTCCTGTCGGACGTGAGACCCTCGAGCGGGGAGTTCGGCGTCGTGTCCGGCGACGCTCCGGCGGCCGGGGCGCGCATCGCCGGGGTCGCGGGCGATCAGCAGGCGGCGCTCTTCGGACAGGGTTGCTGGCGGCCCGGCAGCGCCAAGAGCACCTACGGCACCGGCGCCTTCCTGCTCATGCACACCGGCGACAACGCGGTGGCGTCGCAACGAGGGCTTCTCAGCACGGTCGCGTGCGGCGTCGGGGGCGAGGCGACCTACGCGCTGGAAGGCTCGATCTTCATCGCCGGCGCGGCCATCCAGTGGTTGCGAGACGAGCTGGGGGTGATCGCCAGCGCCGGCGAGACCGAGGCGCTGGCGCGCTCCCTGGATGACAACGACGGGGTGTATCTGGTGCCCGCGTTCGTCGGGCTCGGCGCGCCCCACTGGGAAGCGGAGGCCAGGGGCATGGTGGTGGGTCTCACGCGCGGGTCGCGCCGCGCCCACCTGGCCCGCGCGGCGCTGGAGGCGATGGCGTACGGAACGCGCGAGGTCGTCGAGGCGATGGAGGCCGACGCCGGCCAGAGGGCGCCCTCGCTCGCGGTCGACGGGGGCGCGACGGCGAACGACTGGTTCGTGGACTTCCTGTCCGGGATGCTGGACAGGCCGGTGCTCAGGCCGCCCCAGATCGAGACCACCGCGCTCGGCGCCGCGGGGCTCGCGGGCATCGGCGTGGGGGCCTGGGCGGACGGCGACGACTTCCTGGCGGCCCGCGGACCCTTCGACCGCTTCGAGGGCTCGCTCGATGAGGAGCGCCGCGAACTCTACTGGAGCGGCTGGCGGCGCGCCGTCAACGCCGCCGTCACCTGGGCGCGCTCGTGA
- a CDS encoding nucleoside triphosphate pyrophosphatase, translated as MSDGSLVLASGSPRRASLLSMLGVEFEVLAAELDERRLPDESPAAYAERTAREKASAVALRRPGSVVLAADTIVVLDGQVLGKPVDERGAVDMLLRLQGRDHVVRTAVAVADPAGRVRSGVESTRVVFRAFDEATALAYAATGEPLDKAGAYGIQGYGATLVEAIDGDFFAVMGLPIVRTIRLLEEAGWRYHFRSPRPAADVVPGR; from the coding sequence GTGAGCGACGGTTCGCTCGTGCTGGCGTCCGGCTCGCCCAGGCGTGCCAGCCTCCTGTCCATGCTGGGCGTGGAGTTCGAGGTGCTGGCGGCGGAACTCGATGAGCGGCGCCTGCCGGACGAGTCACCAGCGGCCTACGCAGAACGCACGGCGCGGGAGAAGGCGAGCGCGGTGGCGCTCCGGCGGCCGGGCTCGGTGGTTCTGGCCGCAGACACCATCGTGGTGCTGGACGGCCAGGTGCTCGGCAAGCCGGTGGACGAGCGGGGCGCGGTGGACATGCTGCTGAGGCTCCAGGGCCGCGACCACGTCGTGCGCACCGCCGTGGCGGTCGCGGACCCCGCCGGCCGCGTCAGGAGCGGCGTAGAGAGCACGCGCGTGGTGTTCCGCGCCTTCGACGAAGCGACCGCGCTCGCCTATGCCGCCACCGGGGAGCCGTTGGACAAGGCCGGCGCGTACGGCATCCAGGGCTACGGCGCGACCCTGGTCGAGGCCATAGACGGCGATTTCTTCGCGGTAATGGGACTGCCCATCGTGCGCACGATTCGGTTGCTGGAGGAGGCAGGTTGGCGGTACCACTTCCGCAGTCCGCGGCCCGCCGCGGACGTGGTACCGGGTCGTTGA
- the dtd gene encoding D-aminoacyl-tRNA deacylase, with protein sequence MRVVLQRVSRAEVRVDGEVVGRAGRGFLVLVGFRPGDGEEEVRWMAAKILGLRLFADAEGKMNLSLEDIGGDVLVVSQFTLYGDARKGRRPSFVHAAPPELAIPLYELFLDALRESAPAAVEAGRFGAMMDVELVNDGPVTLSLEREPAG encoded by the coding sequence GTGCGCGTCGTCCTGCAGCGGGTGAGCCGCGCCGAGGTGCGCGTCGACGGCGAGGTCGTCGGGCGCGCCGGGCGCGGCTTTCTCGTGCTCGTGGGCTTCAGGCCCGGTGACGGCGAGGAGGAAGTCCGCTGGATGGCGGCCAAGATCCTGGGGCTGCGGCTGTTCGCGGACGCGGAGGGCAAAATGAACCTGTCCCTGGAAGACATCGGCGGGGACGTGCTCGTGGTGAGCCAGTTCACGCTCTACGGCGACGCGCGCAAGGGGCGTCGCCCGAGCTTCGTACACGCCGCTCCGCCGGAGCTCGCGATCCCGCTGTACGAGCTGTTTCTGGACGCGCTGCGCGAGTCCGCGCCGGCGGCGGTGGAGGCGGGTAGGTTCGGCGCCATGATGGACGTGGAGCTGGTGAACGACGGCCCGGTGACGCTGAGCCTCGAAAGAGAGCCCGCAGGGTGA